A DNA window from Aspergillus nidulans FGSC A4 chromosome V contains the following coding sequences:
- a CDS encoding 5'-methylthioadenosine/S-adenosylhomocysteine nucleosidase family protein (transcript_id=CADANIAT00002786), with amino-acid sequence MRPTRRDDFAIAIICALPLEADAVEALFDEHYDRLGKYYGKQQGDANAYVNGRIGKHDVVLCYMPGMGKGSASSVASSLRVSYTGIELALVVGICGGAPPPPKYQEVFLGDVIISDSVIEYDFGRQYPGGFQRKTGVRDTLGRPNREIRALLNGLVAENARQELQNQTQQYLHVLQETKTKWGHPRVNDILFKASYLHRHSGHAFSAKCTCFESDLHGQICEVALGKDCDDLGCDKGQAIRCREASSAIQTSLYIGTVASADTVMKSAQHRDEIASKEGVIGFEMEAAGVWDNIPCIIIKGVCDYADSHKNKSWQAYAAATGASAAKAFLEYWTPSTRKTQGTGGLMSPFQGIYSPTNSPIAGRNIGNVNYNTYYLGGS; translated from the coding sequence ATGCGACCAACAAGGCGAGACGATTTTGCAATCGCGATTATCTGCGCCCTTCCTCTCGAGGCTGATGCGGTCGAAGCCCTGTTCGATGAACATTACGACCGGCTGGGAAAATACTACGGCAAACAGCAAGGCGACGCGAATGCCTACGTTAATGGAAGGATTGGCAAGCATGATGTGGTCCTGTGCTACATGCCCGGAATGGGCAAAGGCAGTGCATCAAGTGTTGCCTCCAGCTTACGAGTTAGCTATACAGGCATTGAGCTTGCTTTAGTGGTTGGTATCTGCGGAGGGgcgccaccaccaccaaaaTATCAAGAGGTATTCCTTGGTGATGTTATTATCAGTGATTCTGTGATTGAATACGACTTCGGCAGGCAATATCCTGGCGGGTTTCAGCGGAAGACTGGTGTCAGGGACACACTGGGCAGGCCAAACCGGGAAATTCGGGCTCTTCTAAACGGCCTTGTTGCTGAGAATGCGCGCCAGGAACTTCAGAACCAGACACAGCAATATCTTCACGTGCTCCAGGAAACAAAGACTAAATGGGGCCACCCAAGAGTCAATGATATTCTTTTCAAGGCCTCCTATCTTCACAGACATTCTGGTCATGCGTTTTCTGCCAAATGTACTTGTTTTGAGAGTGACTTACATGGACAAATTTGTGAGGTGGCGCTAGGGAAGGACTGTGATGACCTCGGATGCGACAAAGGCCAAGCAATCCGATGCCGAGAGGCCTCGAGTGCTATCCAAACTTCCTTATATATTGGAACTGTTGCCTCTGCTGACACAGTAATGAAATCTGCACAGCACCGCGATGAAATTGCCAGCAAAGAGGGGGTTATCGGctttgagatggaggcggCAGGAGTGTGGGATAACATTCCTTGTATCATTATCAAGGGTGTATGTGACTATGCTGACAGCCACAAGAACAAGTCATGGCAAGCgtatgcagcagcaactggAGCCTCGGCGGCAAAGGCTTTTCTAGAATACTGGACGCCTTCCACTCGCAAAACACAGGGAACAGGAGGCCTAATGTCGCCTTTCCAAGGAATATATTCTCCTACGAATTCCCCCATTGCTGGTCGGAATATAGGAAATGTTAACTACAACACATATTACCTTGGAGGCAGTTAA